The window GGCAGAAAAACAAGTTACCATCGATAATACGACCCACAAGCTAGACCAGCTCTTTTTCGTAGTAGGAACGCAAAATCCGCTCGATCTCGCGGGAACATATCCTCTTCCACTTGTACAACTTGATCGCTTTTTACTACGTATTCCAATGTCGTATGTAGATGCTCAGACAGAGGTAGAAATTCTTGATCATCACGAGGAAATCATTAATCGAGCTGAGGCCATACAACCAGTTACTACTCGGTCAAGTATTCTTCACGCTCAAGAGGTTACGCGCCAAGTACATGTCAGTAAAGAAATTCAGCAAACCATAGTTGATATCGTACAAGACACAAGACGGGCTTCACTCTTTCAGTTCGGAGCATCAACGCGAGCCGCGTTAATGGTTCAACAAGCTCTCCGAGGACATGCTATTGTAAACGGCAAAAGTTTTGCTGATGAAGATGATCTAAAAACTATCCTGCCGCATGTTCTGCTACATCGACTCCGTTTTCAAGGAGGGATAAAAAATACAAGTGAGGCACTTCAAGAATTCCTCGCTCCACATCTCGAGAGATTAATCAGGCGGAAGTAAATATTTCTCTGTGTGCTTGAAAGAAGGAAAGCTAAAAAAAAGGGGCCAAGGCCGCTACTATCAAGGTCTGTGGGGGGGGGGATTAGGTGATAGTAGCGACCTTGGCATCCCCAACTTAGAAGTCACAAAAGTTATGCCCTCTGTTGGAAGAATGTGCTTTATTTTTGCATTTTTTATCAAATTTTTTTTTAATATACTGTATTTACTTGGATTTTAGTCGGGGCTTTCTGGCTTTCTCGACAGGAAAAGGGAATACCAAGAGGAGCGCGCCCTCGGTCTCTCATCCTCGTCTCTTACCGTGAAAAGCACTTACAGGGAAAACTCGCTACAGACGGTCTCTTCTGTCATTCGCATTCAGTTTTGTTTTCCTGAGCCTTATATTCTTCGGAGTAACCTCAACCAATTCATCTTCCCGAATAAACTCAATCGCCTTCTCTAAGGTCATTGGCGTAACAGGTGTTAGCTGAATATTTTCATCCTTTCCTGATGCCCGCATATTCGTAAGCTTTTTGGCTTTGCATGGATTTACATTCAAGTCATTTCCTCGAGTATGCTCTCCGATAATAAGCCCCTCATATACTGGCTCTCCTGGGGAGACAAACAGTCGACCTCGCGGCTGTAAATGGAATAATCCATATGCAACACCTTCTCCCGTTCTATCTGCCACAAGTGAACCTGTGGTCCGAGAAGGAAAATCCCCGCGGTATGGCTCATATCCCTCTAGATAGGAATTCATAATACCCGTTCCGCGAGTATCGGTAAGATATTGACTGCGGTACCCGATTAAGCCCCTTGATGGGATAGAGAAGTCAACTCGCACCCTTCCTGAACCCCCATTATGCATATTGAGCATCTTCCCTTTCCGCATCGAGAGCTTCTCAGTGACGATACCAAGATATGCTTCATCACAATCCACTTGTAAGTGTTCAATCGGCTCTAA of the bacterium genome contains:
- a CDS encoding MoxR family ATPase — its product is MEVSMEETERNNSENIAAAVETAGKLHAALSSVIRGRSDTITLVLTALFADGHVLLEDYPGSGKTLLTKTLGRLIKEDASESNVPEGVIPFRRIQFTPDMLPGDVLGVNIFEPKSGTFHFVRGPVFAHIVLADELNRTGPKVQAAFLECMAEKQVTIDNTTHKLDQLFFVVGTQNPLDLAGTYPLPLVQLDRFLLRIPMSYVDAQTEVEILDHHEEIINRAEAIQPVTTRSSILHAQEVTRQVHVSKEIQQTIVDIVQDTRRASLFQFGASTRAALMVQQALRGHAIVNGKSFADEDDLKTILPHVLLHRLRFQGGIKNTSEALQEFLAPHLERLIRRK
- a CDS encoding translational GTPase TypA, translated to GQRIRERLQKEILFNVSLQVEFGDGDDAFLVKGRGELQLAILIETMRREGFELSIGRPQVLFKEEAGQQLEPIEHLQVDCDEAYLGIVTEKLSMRKGKMLNMHNGGSGRVRVDFSIPSRGLIGYRSQYLTDTRGTGIMNSYLEGYEPYRGDFPSRTTGSLVADRTGEGVAYGLFHLQPRGRLFVSPGEPVYEGLIIGEHTRGNDLNVNPCKAKKLTNMRASGKDENIQLTPVTPMTLEKAIEFIREDELVEVTPKNIRLRKTKLNANDRRDRL